Genomic DNA from Vreelandella subglaciescola:
AAACCCTCAAGGCGGCCTTCTGCTGACTCGGCGCGAGTGCGCAGATCCAGCACCAGCCGTTCCAGCAGCGATACCGCGCCGTCAATATGCGGGTGTGGCACCTTGAGCTGCTGCAAGAGCCCTTCGCGGCCGACAAAAAAATCGGGATGGCGCGCCAGCCAGAACGCTACTTGATCGGGATCGAGTGTTTTGCGTGGTTCAGGGGCTTCGGACATCGCCATTCTCCTTGAGCATTGGGTTCGGGCGCCGGAATCAAACGTCGGCTTAGCCCAGCGTCACGCGGCCGTCAAACACCCGCGCTACCGGCCCCACCATCACCAGCGGAGCTTCGGGGCCGGCCCATTCAATAGTCAACTCGCCGCCGGGCAGCACTACCCTGACCGGGCTTTTCAGCAGCCCCTGACGAATGCCGGTGGCCACCGCCGCGCAGGCGCCGGTGCCGCAGGCAAGCGTTTCACCCGTGCCGCGTTCAAATACCCGCAGGCGGAGTTCGCTGGGTGAGACAACCTCCATGAACCCCGCGTTGACCTTGTTGGCAAAGCGCGGGTGCGCTTCGATCAGCGGGCCCAGCCGCGCCACCGGCGCGCTGTCTACATCCGGCACCTGCAGCACCGCGTGGGGGTTGCCCATGGATACCACGCCAATCTCGAGCGTGTCGTCGCCTACGTCCAGCGCGTGCAGCGGGCGGTCGCCGGCGGCGTCAAACGGCAGCGTGGATGGCGTAAAGCGCGGCCGCCCCATGTCTACGCGCACCTGGCCGTCGTGCTGCACGGTCAGCGCCAGCGGCCCGCCGGCGGTTTCCACGCGAATCTCGCGCTTGTGCGTCAGCCGCTGGTCACGGACAAAGCGGGCGAAACAGCGCGCGCCGTTGCCGCAGTTTTCGACCTCGCTGCCGTCAGCGTTATAGATCCGGTAGCGAAAGTCCATGTCCGGATCGCGGGGCGGCTCGACGACCAGCAGCTGATCAAAGCCGATGCCAAAGCGACGATCGGCAAAAGCGCGCACCTGCTCGGCGTCGATGCGGGCGCGCTGGGTCACCAGATCCACCATCATGAAGTCGTTGCCCAGACCGTGCATCTTGGTGAAGTGCAAAAGCATCAGCGGGCCGCTCCGGCGTCAGGCAGCAGCGCTTCGCCGGCCCACAAGTCCTCGACGCTTTCGCGCTGGCGAACCACGTGGCAGACGTCGCCGTCGACCATCAGCTCAGGAGGGCGCGGGCGGCTGTTGTAGTTCGACGCCATGACAAAACCATAGGCGCCGGCGGAGCGCACCGCCAGCAGGTCGCCTTCGGCAATCGCCAGCTCGCGGTCCTGGCCCAGAAAATCGCCGGTTTCGCACACTGGGCCGACCACGTCGTACACCGCCGGTTTGCGCGCCGTGCGCGTATCCACCGGCACAATGGCCTGCCACGCCTGATACAGCGCCGGACGAATCAAGTCGTTCATGGCGGCATCGACAATGGCAAAGTTTTTGCTCTCGCCGGGCTTCAGGAACTCGACCCGGGTCAACAGCACGCCGGCGTTGGCGGCAATCGAGCGCCCCGGTTCGAACAGCAGCGTGAGGGTTTCGCCACCCTTCCAGCGCGACAGACGTGCCAACAGCTGGCTGGCGTAGTCAAACGGGTGGGGCGGCGTTTCGTCGCGGTAGGTCACGCCCAGGCCGCCGCCCAGATCCAGATGTTCGATCTCGACGCCGCGCTCGCGCAGGCGCTCCATCAGCACCAGCAGGCGCTCCAGCGCGTCGAGAAACGGCGCAGTTTCGGTCAGCTGCGAGCCGATGTGGCAGTCAAGCCCGACCACGTTCAGATAGGGCAGTTCGGCAGCCAGCGCGTACACGTCCAGCGCCTCGTCGACCGGAATGCCGAACTTGTTGTCCTTCAGCCCGGTGGAAATATACGGGTGCGTGCCGGCGTCGACGTCGGGATTGACCCGCAACGATACCGGCGCCACCACGCCCACCTCACTGGCCACCGCGTTGAGCCGCTCAAGCTCGGAGCGCGATTCGACGTTGAAGCATTTAATCCCCACCTCAAGCGCGCGCCTGATCTCGTCGGCCTGCTTGGCCACACCCGAAAACACTACCTTGGCGGGGTCGCCGCCGGCCTTCAGCACGCGCTCAAGCTCGCCCACGGAGACAATATCAAAGCCCGCGCCAAGCCGCGCCAGAAGCCCCAGCACCGCGAGGTTGGAGTTGGCCTTGACCGCGTAGCAGATCAGGTGCGGGTGGCGGCCCAACGCCTCGGTATAGGCGCGAAAGTGGCGCTCAAACGTGGCTTTGGAATAGACATAGCAGGGCGTGCCGTGCTCGGCGGCGATGCGCGCAAGCGGCACGTCCTCGGCATATAGCTCGCCGTCTTTGTCGTTGAAAAAATCCATGCGGCTCCTCTTTATCGATCAGCTGTTTCGGCCGGCTCGATAGCATCAGTCGGTTCGACGGCGTTTTCAGCTGGCGCGGCGTTCTCGGCGTCCGGCGGGTACAGCGGCCCTTTCTGGCCGCAGCCGGCCAGCATCATCGTCATGCCAATCAGCAACGCAGCCCCAGCGGTGCTTACCGCCCTGAGTGATAAACGGCTCATGTGCTGGCCTTGATGTCGGCGAGAGCGGCACGAGCGCGGCTGGCGGCGGCGCGGACCTGATCCGGCGCGGTGCCGCCGATGTGATTGCGCGCGGCGACCGAGCCTTCAAGGGTGAGCACGTCGAACACGTCGGGCTCGATCACCTCGGAAAAGCGCTTGAGCTCGTCCAGAGTCATTTCCGAGAGGTCCTTTTCCTGCTGCAGGCCGTAGGCCACCGACTGGCCGACGATATCGTGGGCATCGCGGAAGGCCACGCCCTTGCGCACCAGATAGTCGGCCAGGTCCGTGGCGGTGGAGAAGCCCTGACGCGCCGCTTCGAACATGTTGGCCTTTTTCGGCTCGACGGCCGGCACCATGTCGGCAAAGGCTTTGAGGCAATCGAGCACCGTGGTCACGGTGTCAAACAGCGGCTCTTTATCTTCCTGATTGTCCTTGTTGTAGGCCAGCGGCTGGGACTTCATCAGCGTCAGCAGGCTCATCAGGTGGCCGTAAACGCGCCCGGTCTTGCCGCGCACCAGCTCGGGCACGTCGGGATTTTTCTTCTGCGGCATGATCGAGGAGCCGGTGCAGAAACGGTCGGGCAGGTCGATGAAATCAAACTGCGCGCTGCTCCACAGCACCAGCTCTTCGCTCATGCGCGACATGTGCATCAGCAGAATGCTGGCGAAGCTGGCGAACTCGATGGCGAAGTCGCGATCGCTCACCGCGTCCAGCGAGTTTTCCGCGGGGCGCTCAAAGCCCAGCAGCTCAGCGGTGACGTGGCGGTCGATGGGGTAGGTGGTGCCGGCAAGGGCGGCGCTACCCAGCGGCAGCACGTTCATGCGCCGGCGGCAGTCGAGCAGGCGATCGTGATCGCGGGCGAGCATTTCCTGCCACGCCAGCAGATGGTGGCCAAAGGTCACCGGCTGGGCGGTTTGCAGGTGGGTAAAGCCGGGCATAATGGTGTCAGCTTCGCGCTCGGCAAGCGCCACCATGCCGTCGCGCAGGCGGATCAGTTCGGCTTCCACGCCGTCAATGGCGTCGCGCAGGTACAGGCGGATATCGGTTGCCACCTGATCGTTGCGCGAACGGCCGGTGTGCAGCTTCTTGCCGGTAACGCCGATCTTTTCGGTCAGCCGCGCCTCGATGTTCATGTGAACGTCTTCAAGCGGCACCGACCAGTTAAACTCGCCGCGTTCAATCTCAGCGCGAATCTCGTTCAACCCCGCCACAATGGCGTCGCGCTCATCGTTGCTGAGCACGCCCACCCGCGCCAGCATGGTCGCGTGGGCGATGGAGCCCTGGATATCCTGATGTGCGAGTCGCTGATCAAACGTGACCGAGGCGGTAAAGCGTTCGACAAAAGCGTCGGTCGGCTCGCTGAAACGACCGCCCCAGGACTGGTTGGTGGCTTGACTCATGGCAGAAGTCCTTTACGTATGAAAAGAGAAGCGCAAGATCGGGCGCCCACGGCACAGCGACGCCCGGTCGCGGCCGCTGATTTGGCTCATGGCTCGGATTTAGGTCATGCTCTGGATTTAAATCACGATTAAAGGCATTGAGCGAAAGTGTACCAGAGTCGCCACAGCCTGCGGCATGCCGTGGGGCGCGATTTTTCCAAACCGCTCAGGTGCTTTATGATAAGGCATATCATCGTTTATACGGTCGTTTAACGGCCCAAGGGAGAGAAACGTGTCCATTAGCAAGCTGCGTATCGCTACGCGTAAAAGCCAACTGGCTATGTGGCAGGCCGAATACGTGCGTGATCGCCTGATGGCAATCCACCCGGAGCTCGAGGTCGAGCTGGTGGCGCTGTCGACCAAGGGTGACAAGATCCTCGATACGCCGTTGTCCAAGATCGGCGGCAAGGCGCTGTTCGTCAAGGAACTGGAAGAAGCCATGCTCGACGGTCGCGCGGACATCGCCGTGCACTCAATGAAAGACGTGCCGATGAGCTTCCCCGAAGGGCTGGGGCTGTCGGTCATCTTTGCCGGCGCTGACCCCAGCGATGCGTTTGTGTCCAACCACTACCAAAGCATCGACGAGCTGCCCGAAGGCGCCAAGATCGGCACGGCCAGCCTGCGTCGCGGCCTGCAGATGCGCGAAGCGCGCCCGGATCTCGAGATCCTCAACCTGCGCGGCAATGTGCAAACGCGCCTGCGCAAGCTCGACGAAGGCGAGTTTGACGCCATCATTCTGGCTTCCTCAGGCCTGCAGCGGCTGGGGCTTGATGCGCGCATCGCCCATGCAATGCCGCCGGAACTCTGCCTGCCCGCCTGCGGCCAGGGCGCGCTGGGCATTGAGTGCCGCCTGCACGATCCCGAGATGATCGGCCTGCTGGCGCCGCTGGACGATGCCGACACCGCCACCCGCGTGCGCGCCGAGCGCGCCATGAACACACGCTTGGAAGGCGGCTGTCAGGTGCCTATCGGCGGCCACGCGATTCTCGACAAAGACGCCGAAACCCTGTGGCTGCGCGGCCTGGTAGGCAACCCCGAAGGCACCGAAGTGCTGCGTGCCGAGGGCAAAGGCTCGATGTATGAGCCCGAAGCGCTGGGCATTCGCGTGGCCGAAGAGCTGCTCGATCAGGGCGCCGGCGATATCCTCGCCGACGTGTACGGACGCCAGTAGCCATGCTACCGGTACTGATCACCCGCCCCGGCGAGCGCGGCGATGCGCTGGCCGATGCCCTGCGCAAAAACGGCTATGCGGTAGACATGCTGCCCATCATGCAGCTTGTTCCTCTCACCGAGACGCCCGCGCAGCGCAGCCTGTGGCTGGATATTGATCAGTACCGGAAAATCATTGTGGTCAGCCCGTTTGCGGCGCACTGCCTGAGCGATGCGCTGGAGCGCTACTGGCCGCAGCTGCCCGTGGGCATTGACTATTACAGCGTCGGCACCGCCACCGCCGAGGCGCTGCATCAGCGGCTCGGCGTGCGCGTACGCACGCCGCCGACCGATGCCGTGGAAGACACTAGCGAAGCCCTGCTGACGCTGCCGTCGCTGCGTCAGCTGGCCGAGCAAAAAGTGCTGCTGGTGGCCGGTGAGGGCGGGCGTTTATTGATGACCCACACGCTGCGTGAGCGCGGCGCCCGGGTGACCCGTAGCGAAATCTACCGCCGCGACTATAGGGCGCCGTCACCGGCGGCCGTGCAGCAGCTGCACACCGGTCGCTATCAAGCGTTGATCGTGACCAGCGGCGAATTGCTGCAACATCTGGCAACATGGTGCCACCACGGTGCCTTGCACCAACCGCTAATCGTTTCCAGCCGGCGTTTGGCTACACTGGCTAATACTCTGGGCTTTACGGCCACTACGGTGGCGTCGGGAGCAACACCGCCCGCATTACTCGCTGCGCTTGCGCGCGTTGGCTCTTCACCGGGCGCCGATGTCGATCAAGGACTTTAACAAAGGCTAGTGACACATGACTCAACACTCCAATGATCAGGACGACGCGCGCAAGGCAGATGCCGGGCGCGATGACGCCACGCCCGACGCCAAAAGCAATAGCGGTAACGGCAATGGCCAAAACAACGGCAACGGCGGCGCCAACCGTTCGCGCCGGCGCGGCAAAGGCGGGCACAAAACCGAAGGCAGCGCATCGGCTCAGGCCGCGTCGACGCCGGCCTCATCTACCGCTGATGCAAGCGGTGGTAAACCGGCGGAAACACCGGCCAAGCCGACTTCGGGCGGTAACGGTGGCAACACTCCACCAAAAAACGGTGGCAAGCCACCAAACAACGGCGCTAAATCACCACAGAACGGTGGTAAACCACCAGAGGGCGGTGGCAAGCCACCAAAAGGCGGCGGCAAAGGCGGTATTATCGCCATCGTGCTGGTGCTGATTGTTGCGCTGGTAGTGGCATTTCTCGCCTGGCAGGGCTGGCAGCGGCTGGAAAACCAGCAGCAGCGCCTTGACGCGCTGTCCAGCGAAAGCGCCTCGCAGCAAGCCGTCAGCCAGCTTGAAACCCGTCTGGACAGCGGCGAAAAAGACCGCAAACAGGCGTTGGACAACACGCTGGGATCGCTGCGCAGCGAGTTTTCCGACTACCGCCAAAGCGTTGATAGCACTCTCGACAAAGTGCTCACTCAACTCTCTCAGGAGCAGGAAACCGACGATCGCGACTGGCTCCATGCCGAAGCCGCCTACCTGCTGCGTCTGGCCAACCAGCGCCTGCAGTTTGAAGGCGACGTGAAAGGCGCGGCGGCGCTGCTGCAGTCTGCCGATGACCGTCTGGTGGACGCCGACAACCCCGCGCTGACCCCGGTACGCCGCGAAATCGCCAGCGAGCTGGCTGCCCTGAACGCGGTACCGGACGTTGACCGCACCGGCCTGTACCTTGCCTTCGATGCCCAGCAAGAGCGTATCCAGACCCTGCACCTTGATCAGGACGTAGAGGCTGAAAAAGTCGAATCCGGCATGGACGAGGCGCCCAGCGGCACTTTCCAGCGCCAGCTGGCACGCTTTGGCGACGAGCTCAAGGATCTGGTGGTCGTGCGCAAACACGACGAAGGGCTGGAAACGCTGGTCACCCCCGAGCAGGAAGCCTACCTGCGCCAAAGCCTGCGGCTGATTATTGAGCAGTCCCAGATTGCTCTGCTCAAGCAAGAGCAAAAGCTCTATGACGCCAGCATCGACGACGCGCTGGAGCTGCTCAACGGCTACTACGACACCGAGCGCCCCGATACGCAAAGCGTTATCAGCCGCCTGAAAGAGCTCAAGCAAACGCAAATCACGCCCGAGCTACCCGATATCAGCGGCTCCCAGCAGGCGCTTGCCGAGTTCATCGACAAGCGTTTTGAAACGCGCCGCGAAGGCGGAGGTGACGCATGAGAAAACTCATTTTGCTGATCGTCGCCGGGCTGGCTCTCGGCGCGCTGTTCGGGCACCTGATGATGTCGGTGCCCGGCTACTGGCTGATCCGCGTGGGCGAAACCTCGGTACAAACCTCGTTCTGGTTTGGCTTGGTGGTTCTGCTCGCCGCGTTTATCGCTCTCCACTTCGTGCTACGCCTGCTCACCGGCATTCTGCGCCCCATGGGTCGCTTTCGCCGCTGGAACGGCCGCGCGCGTAACCGCCGCGCCATGAAGCGCACCGTACGCGGGCTGGTGGCGCTGACCGAAGGGCGCTGGAAAAAAGCCGAGAAAACCCTCTCGAATGCCGCCGATGACTCCAGCACGCCGCTGGTCAACCACCTGTCCGCCGCGCTGGCCGCGCACTATCAGGGGCACTACGACAAGTCACAGGAACATTTGAATCAGGCGCAGCTCACCACCGACGGCGCCGACGCCGCCATCGGGCTGATGCAGGCGCAGCTGATGATCGACCGCCAGCAGCCCGAAGAAGCGCTGGCGATCCTCAACCGTCTGGACAAAAAGCTGACCAACCACCCGCAGGTGCTCAAGTTGCTCAAGCAGGTTCACCTCAGCGTCAACGACTGGGACGGCCTGCGCCGCTTGATTCCACGACTGGCCGCGCAAAAGCTGATTTCCCAGACCGAGCGCGAACAGCTCGAATCCCGCGCCTACCGCGAGCTGATCCTCTTCGAGGCCAAAAACCCCAGCGATATCGAGCGTGTGCGCAGCCTGTGGGCCGATATGCCCGACTACCTGCGCGCCAATACCGAGCTCATCGTGCTCTACACCGAAGCGCTGGTGCAGGCCGGTGAAGACACCATTGCCGAGCGCTTGCTCAGCCACTCGCTGGACTTCCACTGGGACGCACGGCTGGTCAAGCGCTACGGGCTGTTGAACGTGGACGCTCGCCGCCAGCTGGCCAAGGCCGAAGGCTGGCTCAAGGAACGCCCCAACGACCCCGAGCTGCTGCTGGCCTGCGGGCGGCTGTCGCTACGCACCGGCGCCTGGGTCAAGGCGCAGGAATACTTTGAAACCAGCCAGCGTCAGCGCCCCAACGGCGTGGTTTGTGCCGAGCTTGCCCGCCTTTATGCCAGCCTTGGCGAGCACAACAAGAGCCAGCTTTACTACCGCCACAGCGTAGAAATGCTGGCGAAGTCGCTGCCGTCACTGCCCCAGCCAAGCGAAGCCCAGGGCGCCGACGGCATCTCGGAAAAAGCCAAGGGCAAGGGCAAGAAAAGCGCCTGACCCCGTGCAACTGACACGCTGAAAACGTGTATTGCTAAAAGCTGCGTATTGAAGGGGCGCCTGCGGGCGCCCTTTTGCGTGCATGATGTTTTGCGCTGCTGTGTTTAATCTCTGTCTTTCC
This window encodes:
- the lysA gene encoding diaminopimelate decarboxylase, which produces MDFFNDKDGELYAEDVPLARIAAEHGTPCYVYSKATFERHFRAYTEALGRHPHLICYAVKANSNLAVLGLLARLGAGFDIVSVGELERVLKAGGDPAKVVFSGVAKQADEIRRALEVGIKCFNVESRSELERLNAVASEVGVVAPVSLRVNPDVDAGTHPYISTGLKDNKFGIPVDEALDVYALAAELPYLNVVGLDCHIGSQLTETAPFLDALERLLVLMERLRERGVEIEHLDLGGGLGVTYRDETPPHPFDYASQLLARLSRWKGGETLTLLFEPGRSIAANAGVLLTRVEFLKPGESKNFAIVDAAMNDLIRPALYQAWQAIVPVDTRTARKPAVYDVVGPVCETGDFLGQDRELAIAEGDLLAVRSAGAYGFVMASNYNSRPRPPELMVDGDVCHVVRQRESVEDLWAGEALLPDAGAAR
- the dapF gene encoding diaminopimelate epimerase gives rise to the protein MLLHFTKMHGLGNDFMMVDLVTQRARIDAEQVRAFADRRFGIGFDQLLVVEPPRDPDMDFRYRIYNADGSEVENCGNGARCFARFVRDQRLTHKREIRVETAGGPLALTVQHDGQVRVDMGRPRFTPSTLPFDAAGDRPLHALDVGDDTLEIGVVSMGNPHAVLQVPDVDSAPVARLGPLIEAHPRFANKVNAGFMEVVSPSELRLRVFERGTGETLACGTGACAAVATGIRQGLLKSPVRVVLPGGELTIEWAGPEAPLVMVGPVARVFDGRVTLG
- a CDS encoding uroporphyrinogen-III synthase, with the translated sequence MLPVLITRPGERGDALADALRKNGYAVDMLPIMQLVPLTETPAQRSLWLDIDQYRKIIVVSPFAAHCLSDALERYWPQLPVGIDYYSVGTATAEALHQRLGVRVRTPPTDAVEDTSEALLTLPSLRQLAEQKVLLVAGEGGRLLMTHTLRERGARVTRSEIYRRDYRAPSPAAVQQLHTGRYQALIVTSGELLQHLATWCHHGALHQPLIVSSRRLATLANTLGFTATTVASGATPPALLAALARVGSSPGADVDQGL
- the lptM gene encoding LPS translocon maturation chaperone LptM: MSRLSLRAVSTAGAALLIGMTMMLAGCGQKGPLYPPDAENAAPAENAVEPTDAIEPAETADR
- the argH gene encoding argininosuccinate lyase; amino-acid sequence: MSQATNQSWGGRFSEPTDAFVERFTASVTFDQRLAHQDIQGSIAHATMLARVGVLSNDERDAIVAGLNEIRAEIERGEFNWSVPLEDVHMNIEARLTEKIGVTGKKLHTGRSRNDQVATDIRLYLRDAIDGVEAELIRLRDGMVALAEREADTIMPGFTHLQTAQPVTFGHHLLAWQEMLARDHDRLLDCRRRMNVLPLGSAALAGTTYPIDRHVTAELLGFERPAENSLDAVSDRDFAIEFASFASILLMHMSRMSEELVLWSSAQFDFIDLPDRFCTGSSIMPQKKNPDVPELVRGKTGRVYGHLMSLLTLMKSQPLAYNKDNQEDKEPLFDTVTTVLDCLKAFADMVPAVEPKKANMFEAARQGFSTATDLADYLVRKGVAFRDAHDIVGQSVAYGLQQEKDLSEMTLDELKRFSEVIEPDVFDVLTLEGSVAARNHIGGTAPDQVRAAASRARAALADIKAST
- a CDS encoding uroporphyrinogen-III C-methyltransferase — its product is MTQHSNDQDDARKADAGRDDATPDAKSNSGNGNGQNNGNGGANRSRRRGKGGHKTEGSASAQAASTPASSTADASGGKPAETPAKPTSGGNGGNTPPKNGGKPPNNGAKSPQNGGKPPEGGGKPPKGGGKGGIIAIVLVLIVALVVAFLAWQGWQRLENQQQRLDALSSESASQQAVSQLETRLDSGEKDRKQALDNTLGSLRSEFSDYRQSVDSTLDKVLTQLSQEQETDDRDWLHAEAAYLLRLANQRLQFEGDVKGAAALLQSADDRLVDADNPALTPVRREIASELAALNAVPDVDRTGLYLAFDAQQERIQTLHLDQDVEAEKVESGMDEAPSGTFQRQLARFGDELKDLVVVRKHDEGLETLVTPEQEAYLRQSLRLIIEQSQIALLKQEQKLYDASIDDALELLNGYYDTERPDTQSVISRLKELKQTQITPELPDISGSQQALAEFIDKRFETRREGGGDA
- the hemC gene encoding hydroxymethylbilane synthase yields the protein MSISKLRIATRKSQLAMWQAEYVRDRLMAIHPELEVELVALSTKGDKILDTPLSKIGGKALFVKELEEAMLDGRADIAVHSMKDVPMSFPEGLGLSVIFAGADPSDAFVSNHYQSIDELPEGAKIGTASLRRGLQMREARPDLEILNLRGNVQTRLRKLDEGEFDAIILASSGLQRLGLDARIAHAMPPELCLPACGQGALGIECRLHDPEMIGLLAPLDDADTATRVRAERAMNTRLEGGCQVPIGGHAILDKDAETLWLRGLVGNPEGTEVLRAEGKGSMYEPEALGIRVAEELLDQGAGDILADVYGRQ
- a CDS encoding heme biosynthesis HemY N-terminal domain-containing protein; translated protein: MRKLILLIVAGLALGALFGHLMMSVPGYWLIRVGETSVQTSFWFGLVVLLAAFIALHFVLRLLTGILRPMGRFRRWNGRARNRRAMKRTVRGLVALTEGRWKKAEKTLSNAADDSSTPLVNHLSAALAAHYQGHYDKSQEHLNQAQLTTDGADAAIGLMQAQLMIDRQQPEEALAILNRLDKKLTNHPQVLKLLKQVHLSVNDWDGLRRLIPRLAAQKLISQTEREQLESRAYRELILFEAKNPSDIERVRSLWADMPDYLRANTELIVLYTEALVQAGEDTIAERLLSHSLDFHWDARLVKRYGLLNVDARRQLAKAEGWLKERPNDPELLLACGRLSLRTGAWVKAQEYFETSQRQRPNGVVCAELARLYASLGEHNKSQLYYRHSVEMLAKSLPSLPQPSEAQGADGISEKAKGKGKKSA